A genomic region of Xiphophorus couchianus chromosome 9, X_couchianus-1.0, whole genome shotgun sequence contains the following coding sequences:
- the ephb3b gene encoding ephrin type-B receptor 3b isoform X5, producing the protein MTMDYFLLLCSLSVSVVSAVEETLMDTKWATTELAWTAHPETGWEEVSGYDDAMNPIRTYQVCNVRELNQNNWLRSDFIPRKDVLRVYVEMKFTVRDCNSIPNIPGSCKETFNLFYYESDSDSATATSPFWMENPYVKVDTIAPDESFSMLESGRVNTKVRSFGPLSKAGFYLAFQDLGACMSLISVRVFYKKCSTTIANFAVFPETATGAEATSLVIAPGTCVPNALEVSVPLKLYCNGDGEWMVPVGACTCAAGFEPAMKDTQCQACGPGSFKSKQGDGPCFPCPANSRATSGAASICSCRNGYYRSDTDTPDSPCTTVPSAPRSVISSVNETLLLLEWSEPRDMGGREDVFYSVICKKCLPERGMCSRCDDNVDISPRHLGLTQRRVTVRNLQAHTQYSFEIQALNGVSNKSPYTPQFAAVNITTNQAAPSAVPTVHLMAATASTMSLSWLPPEKPNGIILDYEIKYHEKDQGEAIAHTMTAQRSNARIEGLKAGTPYVVQVRARTVAGYGRYSSPADFSTNLQTDPPKSWQEQLPLIVGSITAALVFIIAVVVIGIVCLRKQRNGSESEYTEKLQQYKSPIVTPGMKVYIDPFTYEDPNEAVREFAKEIDVSCVKIEEVIGAGNPPKLLSYRGKTASHLQAIPLEDFTPSGEFGEVCRGRLKLPGRREIIVAIKTLKVGYTDRQRRDFLSEASIMGQFDHPNIIRLEGVVTKSRPVMIVTEFMENGALDSFLRLNDGQFTVIQLVGMLRGIAAGMKYLSDMNYVHRDLAARNILVNSNLVCKVSDFGLSRFLEDDPTDPTYTSSLYFMLTYSFAYPQGGKIPIRWTAPEAIAYRKFTSASDVWSYGIVMWEVMSYGERPYWDMSNQDVINAVEQDYRLPPPMDCPTALHQLMLDCWVKERNLRPKFTQIVATLDKLIRNAASLKVVSNSTQSSGDLLRIGVTLAGHQKKILGSIQDMRLQMNQTLPVQV; encoded by the exons TGGGAAGAGGTGAGTGGCTATGATGATGCCATGAATCCCATCCGGACATACCAAGTCTGCAATGTACGAGAGCTCAACCAGAATAACTGGCTACGTAGTGACTTCATCCCACGCAAAGACGTACTGCGTGTATACGTAGAGATGAAATTCACAGTTCGTGACTGTAACAGCATTCCCAACATACCAGGTTCCTGCAAAGAGACCTTCAACCTTTTCTACTACGAGTCTGACTCAGACTCAGCCACTGCCACCAGCCCTTTCTGGATGGAGAACCCTTATGTGAAAGTGGACACTATTGCCCCAGATGAGAGCTTCTCAATGCTTGAGTCTGGACGGGTAAACACAAAGGTCAGAAGTTTTGGGCCACTTTCCAAAGCTGGGTTCTACTTGGCCTTCCAGGACCTTGGTGCTTGCATGTCACTTATATCAGTGAGGGTGTTTTACAAAAAGTGCTCCACCACAATTGCCAACTTTGCAGTTTTCCCAGAAACAGCAACGGGAGCTGAGGCAACCTCATTGGTTATTGCTCCAGGAACTTGTGTTCCCAATGCCCTAGAGGTTTCTGTGCCACTGAAGCTCTACTGCAACGGAGATGGAGAGTGGATGGTTCCTGTAGGAGCATGCACATGTGCAGCTGGTTTTGAACCAGCCATGAAGGATACCCAGTGTCAAG CTTGCGGCCCTGGCTCCTTCAAGTCCAAACAAGGGGATGGCCCCTGTTTTCCCTGCCCAGCCAACAGTCGAGCAACCTCTGGAGCAGCCAGCATTTGTTCCTGTCGAAATGGTTATTATCGCTCTGACACAGATACTCCAGACTCCCCGTGCACCA CTGTTCCATCGGCCCCACGCAGTGTCATCTCGAGCGTTAACGAAACATTGCTGCTGCTAGAATGGAGTGAACCTCGGGATATGGGTGGCCGCGAGGACGTCTTCTATAGCGTCATCTGCAAAAAGTGCCTCCCTGAGCGAGGAATGTGTTCACGATGTGATGACAATGTAGACATTTCTCCACGCCACCTTGGCTTGACGCAACGCCGTGTGACAGTTCGCAACCTCCAAGCCCACACGCAGTACAGCTTTGAGATCCAGGCGCTCAACGGTGTGTCCAACAAGAGCCCCTATACGCCTCAGTTTGCTGCAGTGAACATCACCACAAATCAGGCTG CACCTTCTGCAGTCCCCACAGTCCATTTAATGGCGGCCACAGCAAGCACAATGAGTCTCTCCTGGCTTCCTCCAGAAAAACCAAATGGGATCATTCTGGATTATGAGATCAAGTACCACGAGAAG GATCAAGGTGAAGCCATTGCCCACACCATGACTGCTCAAAGGAGCAACGCCCGCATTGAGGGTCTTAAGGCTGGTACACCATATGTGGTTCAAGTCCGGGCCAGAACAGTGGCTGGTTATGGGCGTTATAGTAGCCCAGCGGACTTCAGCACCAATCTGCAAA CCGACCCACCAAAGTCGTGGCAGGAACAGCTGCCACTCATCGTTGGATCCATCACAGCAGCCTTAGTCTTCATCATTGCAGTTGTGGTCATTGGCATTGTCTGTCTTAG aaaacaaagaaatggcTCAGAATCAGAGTATACAGAGAAACTTCAGCAGTACA AATCCCCAATAGTAACGCCGGGAATGAAGGTCTACATTGACCCCTTCACCTATGAGGATCCCAATGAAGCAGTGCGAGAGTTTGCCAAGGAGATTGACGTGTCCTGCGTGAAGATCGAGGAGGTCATTGGCGCAGGTAACCCACCAAAGCTCCTGAGCTACAGGGGGAAGACTGCTAGTCACCTCCAGGCCATACCGTTAGAGGACTTCACACCAAGCG GAGAGTTTGGGGAGGTGTGCCGAGGTCGATTAAAGCTGCCTGGGCGCCGAGAAATCATTGTGGCCATCAAGACTCTAAAAGTGGGCTACACTGATCGCCAGAGGCGAGACTTCCTGTCTGAAGCATCCATAATGGGCCAGTTTGACCACCCCAACATTATCCGACTGGAGGGTGTGGTTACCAAGAGTCGGCCAGTCATGATTGTGACCGAGTTCATGGAAAATGGGGCCCTGGACTCTTTTCTaagg CTGAATGACGGGCAGTTCACAGTAATCCAGTTGGTTGGCATGTTGCGTGGCATCGCAGCAGGCATGAAATATTTGTCGGACATGAACTACGTGCACAGGGACCTAGCTGCCCGCAACATTCTGGTCAACAGCAATCTGGTGTGTAAAGTGTCCGATTTTGGACTGTCGCGATTTCTCGAAGACGACCCCACAGATCCCACCTACACCAGTTCCCTG TATTTCATGCTTACATACTCATTCGCATATCCACAGGGAGGGAAAATCCCTATCCGTTGGACGGCGCCTGAAGCCATCGCCTACAGGAAGTTCACCTCAGCCAGTGATGTCTGGAGCTACGGCATAGTCATGTGGGAAGTTATGTCGTATGGTGAGAGGCCATATTGGGACATGAGCAATCAAGAT GTGATAAATGCTGTAGAGCAGGACTATCGGCTGCCCCCACCTATGGATTGCCCCACAGCCCTACACCAGCTTATGTTGGACTGTTGGGTGAAAGAAAGGAACCTGCGACCGAAATTCACCCAGATTGTTGCCACGTTGGATAAACTTATTCGCAATGCAGCAAGTCTCAAAGTGGTCTCCAACAGCACACAGTCCAGTGG GGACTTGCTGCGGATAGGGGTGACGTTGGCTGGTCATCAGAAGAAAATTCTTGGTAGCATTCAGGACATGAGACTACAGATGAACCAAACACTTCCTGTCCAGGTGTGA
- the ephb3b gene encoding ephrin type-B receptor 3b isoform X1, with amino-acid sequence MTMDYFLLLCSLSVSVVSAVEETLMDTKWATTELAWTAHPETGWEEVSGYDDAMNPIRTYQVCNVRELNQNNWLRSDFIPRKDVLRVYVEMKFTVRDCNSIPNIPGSCKETFNLFYYESDSDSATATSPFWMENPYVKVDTIAPDESFSMLESGRVNTKVRSFGPLSKAGFYLAFQDLGACMSLISVRVFYKKCSTTIANFAVFPETATGAEATSLVIAPGTCVPNALEVSVPLKLYCNGDGEWMVPVGACTCAAGFEPAMKDTQCQACGPGSFKSKQGDGPCFPCPANSRATSGAASICSCRNGYYRSDTDTPDSPCTTVPSAPRSVISSVNETLLLLEWSEPRDMGGREDVFYSVICKKCLPERGMCSRCDDNVDISPRHLGLTQRRVTVRNLQAHTQYSFEIQALNGVSNKSPYTPQFAAVNITTNQAAPSAVPTVHLMAATASTMSLSWLPPEKPNGIILDYEIKYHEKDQGEAIAHTMTAQRSNARIEGLKAGTPYVVQVRARTVAGYGRYSSPADFSTNLQTDPPKSWQEQLPLIVGSITAALVFIIAVVVIGIVCLRKQRNGSESEYTEKLQQYKSPIVTPGMKVYIDPFTYEDPNEAVREFAKEIDVSCVKIEEVIGAGNPPKLLSYRGKTASHLQAIPLEDFTPSGEFGEVCRGRLKLPGRREIIVAIKTLKVGYTDRQRRDFLSEASIMGQFDHPNIIRLEGVVTKSRPVMIVTEFMENGALDSFLRLNDGQFTVIQLVGMLRGIAAGMKYLSDMNYVHRDLAARNILVNSNLVCKVSDFGLSRFLEDDPTDPTYTSSLYFMLTYSFAYPQGGKIPIRWTAPEAIAYRKFTSASDVWSYGIVMWEVMSYGERPYWDMSNQDVINAVEQDYRLPPPMDCPTALHQLMLDCWVKERNLRPKFTQIVATLDKLIRNAASLKVVSNSTQSSGVSQPLLDRCVPDYTTFTTVGDWLDAIKMSRYRDNFVNAGFASFDLVAQMTAEDLLRIGVTLAGHQKKILGSIQDMRLQMNQTLPVQV; translated from the exons TGGGAAGAGGTGAGTGGCTATGATGATGCCATGAATCCCATCCGGACATACCAAGTCTGCAATGTACGAGAGCTCAACCAGAATAACTGGCTACGTAGTGACTTCATCCCACGCAAAGACGTACTGCGTGTATACGTAGAGATGAAATTCACAGTTCGTGACTGTAACAGCATTCCCAACATACCAGGTTCCTGCAAAGAGACCTTCAACCTTTTCTACTACGAGTCTGACTCAGACTCAGCCACTGCCACCAGCCCTTTCTGGATGGAGAACCCTTATGTGAAAGTGGACACTATTGCCCCAGATGAGAGCTTCTCAATGCTTGAGTCTGGACGGGTAAACACAAAGGTCAGAAGTTTTGGGCCACTTTCCAAAGCTGGGTTCTACTTGGCCTTCCAGGACCTTGGTGCTTGCATGTCACTTATATCAGTGAGGGTGTTTTACAAAAAGTGCTCCACCACAATTGCCAACTTTGCAGTTTTCCCAGAAACAGCAACGGGAGCTGAGGCAACCTCATTGGTTATTGCTCCAGGAACTTGTGTTCCCAATGCCCTAGAGGTTTCTGTGCCACTGAAGCTCTACTGCAACGGAGATGGAGAGTGGATGGTTCCTGTAGGAGCATGCACATGTGCAGCTGGTTTTGAACCAGCCATGAAGGATACCCAGTGTCAAG CTTGCGGCCCTGGCTCCTTCAAGTCCAAACAAGGGGATGGCCCCTGTTTTCCCTGCCCAGCCAACAGTCGAGCAACCTCTGGAGCAGCCAGCATTTGTTCCTGTCGAAATGGTTATTATCGCTCTGACACAGATACTCCAGACTCCCCGTGCACCA CTGTTCCATCGGCCCCACGCAGTGTCATCTCGAGCGTTAACGAAACATTGCTGCTGCTAGAATGGAGTGAACCTCGGGATATGGGTGGCCGCGAGGACGTCTTCTATAGCGTCATCTGCAAAAAGTGCCTCCCTGAGCGAGGAATGTGTTCACGATGTGATGACAATGTAGACATTTCTCCACGCCACCTTGGCTTGACGCAACGCCGTGTGACAGTTCGCAACCTCCAAGCCCACACGCAGTACAGCTTTGAGATCCAGGCGCTCAACGGTGTGTCCAACAAGAGCCCCTATACGCCTCAGTTTGCTGCAGTGAACATCACCACAAATCAGGCTG CACCTTCTGCAGTCCCCACAGTCCATTTAATGGCGGCCACAGCAAGCACAATGAGTCTCTCCTGGCTTCCTCCAGAAAAACCAAATGGGATCATTCTGGATTATGAGATCAAGTACCACGAGAAG GATCAAGGTGAAGCCATTGCCCACACCATGACTGCTCAAAGGAGCAACGCCCGCATTGAGGGTCTTAAGGCTGGTACACCATATGTGGTTCAAGTCCGGGCCAGAACAGTGGCTGGTTATGGGCGTTATAGTAGCCCAGCGGACTTCAGCACCAATCTGCAAA CCGACCCACCAAAGTCGTGGCAGGAACAGCTGCCACTCATCGTTGGATCCATCACAGCAGCCTTAGTCTTCATCATTGCAGTTGTGGTCATTGGCATTGTCTGTCTTAG aaaacaaagaaatggcTCAGAATCAGAGTATACAGAGAAACTTCAGCAGTACA AATCCCCAATAGTAACGCCGGGAATGAAGGTCTACATTGACCCCTTCACCTATGAGGATCCCAATGAAGCAGTGCGAGAGTTTGCCAAGGAGATTGACGTGTCCTGCGTGAAGATCGAGGAGGTCATTGGCGCAGGTAACCCACCAAAGCTCCTGAGCTACAGGGGGAAGACTGCTAGTCACCTCCAGGCCATACCGTTAGAGGACTTCACACCAAGCG GAGAGTTTGGGGAGGTGTGCCGAGGTCGATTAAAGCTGCCTGGGCGCCGAGAAATCATTGTGGCCATCAAGACTCTAAAAGTGGGCTACACTGATCGCCAGAGGCGAGACTTCCTGTCTGAAGCATCCATAATGGGCCAGTTTGACCACCCCAACATTATCCGACTGGAGGGTGTGGTTACCAAGAGTCGGCCAGTCATGATTGTGACCGAGTTCATGGAAAATGGGGCCCTGGACTCTTTTCTaagg CTGAATGACGGGCAGTTCACAGTAATCCAGTTGGTTGGCATGTTGCGTGGCATCGCAGCAGGCATGAAATATTTGTCGGACATGAACTACGTGCACAGGGACCTAGCTGCCCGCAACATTCTGGTCAACAGCAATCTGGTGTGTAAAGTGTCCGATTTTGGACTGTCGCGATTTCTCGAAGACGACCCCACAGATCCCACCTACACCAGTTCCCTG TATTTCATGCTTACATACTCATTCGCATATCCACAGGGAGGGAAAATCCCTATCCGTTGGACGGCGCCTGAAGCCATCGCCTACAGGAAGTTCACCTCAGCCAGTGATGTCTGGAGCTACGGCATAGTCATGTGGGAAGTTATGTCGTATGGTGAGAGGCCATATTGGGACATGAGCAATCAAGAT GTGATAAATGCTGTAGAGCAGGACTATCGGCTGCCCCCACCTATGGATTGCCCCACAGCCCTACACCAGCTTATGTTGGACTGTTGGGTGAAAGAAAGGAACCTGCGACCGAAATTCACCCAGATTGTTGCCACGTTGGATAAACTTATTCGCAATGCAGCAAGTCTCAAAGTGGTCTCCAACAGCACACAGTCCAGTGG GGTATCCCAGCCCTTGCTTGATCGCTGTGTGCCAGACTATACCACTTTCACCACTGTGGGGGACTGGCTGGATGCCATCAAGATGAGCCGCTACCGTGACAACTTTGTCAACGCCGGATTTGCATCCTTTGACCTGGTGGCCCAGATGACGGCAGA GGACTTGCTGCGGATAGGGGTGACGTTGGCTGGTCATCAGAAGAAAATTCTTGGTAGCATTCAGGACATGAGACTACAGATGAACCAAACACTTCCTGTCCAGGTGTGA
- the ephb3b gene encoding ephrin type-B receptor 3b isoform X6, with amino-acid sequence MTMDYFLLLCSLSVSVVSAVEETLMDTKWATTELAWTAHPETGWEEVSGYDDAMNPIRTYQVCNVRELNQNNWLRSDFIPRKDVLRVYVEMKFTVRDCNSIPNIPGSCKETFNLFYYESDSDSATATSPFWMENPYVKVDTIAPDESFSMLESGRVNTKVRSFGPLSKAGFYLAFQDLGACMSLISVRVFYKKCSTTIANFAVFPETATGAEATSLVIAPGTCVPNALEVSVPLKLYCNGDGEWMVPVGACTCAAGFEPAMKDTQCQACGPGSFKSKQGDGPCFPCPANSRATSGAASICSCRNGYYRSDTDTPDSPCTTVPSAPRSVISSVNETLLLLEWSEPRDMGGREDVFYSVICKKCLPERGMCSRCDDNVDISPRHLGLTQRRVTVRNLQAHTQYSFEIQALNGVSNKSPYTPQFAAVNITTNQAAPSAVPTVHLMAATASTMSLSWLPPEKPNGIILDYEIKYHEKDQGEAIAHTMTAQRSNARIEGLKAGTPYVVQVRARTVAGYGRYSSPADFSTNLQTDPPKSWQEQLPLIVGSITAALVFIIAVVVIGIVCLRKQRNGSESEYTEKLQQYKSPIVTPGMKVYIDPFTYEDPNEAVREFAKEIDVSCVKIEEVIGAGEFGEVCRGRLKLPGRREIIVAIKTLKVGYTDRQRRDFLSEASIMGQFDHPNIIRLEGVVTKSRPVMIVTEFMENGALDSFLRLNDGQFTVIQLVGMLRGIAAGMKYLSDMNYVHRDLAARNILVNSNLVCKVSDFGLSRFLEDDPTDPTYTSSLGGKIPIRWTAPEAIAYRKFTSASDVWSYGIVMWEVMSYGERPYWDMSNQDVINAVEQDYRLPPPMDCPTALHQLMLDCWVKERNLRPKFTQIVATLDKLIRNAASLKVVSNSTQSSGDLLRIGVTLAGHQKKILGSIQDMRLQMNQTLPVQV; translated from the exons TGGGAAGAGGTGAGTGGCTATGATGATGCCATGAATCCCATCCGGACATACCAAGTCTGCAATGTACGAGAGCTCAACCAGAATAACTGGCTACGTAGTGACTTCATCCCACGCAAAGACGTACTGCGTGTATACGTAGAGATGAAATTCACAGTTCGTGACTGTAACAGCATTCCCAACATACCAGGTTCCTGCAAAGAGACCTTCAACCTTTTCTACTACGAGTCTGACTCAGACTCAGCCACTGCCACCAGCCCTTTCTGGATGGAGAACCCTTATGTGAAAGTGGACACTATTGCCCCAGATGAGAGCTTCTCAATGCTTGAGTCTGGACGGGTAAACACAAAGGTCAGAAGTTTTGGGCCACTTTCCAAAGCTGGGTTCTACTTGGCCTTCCAGGACCTTGGTGCTTGCATGTCACTTATATCAGTGAGGGTGTTTTACAAAAAGTGCTCCACCACAATTGCCAACTTTGCAGTTTTCCCAGAAACAGCAACGGGAGCTGAGGCAACCTCATTGGTTATTGCTCCAGGAACTTGTGTTCCCAATGCCCTAGAGGTTTCTGTGCCACTGAAGCTCTACTGCAACGGAGATGGAGAGTGGATGGTTCCTGTAGGAGCATGCACATGTGCAGCTGGTTTTGAACCAGCCATGAAGGATACCCAGTGTCAAG CTTGCGGCCCTGGCTCCTTCAAGTCCAAACAAGGGGATGGCCCCTGTTTTCCCTGCCCAGCCAACAGTCGAGCAACCTCTGGAGCAGCCAGCATTTGTTCCTGTCGAAATGGTTATTATCGCTCTGACACAGATACTCCAGACTCCCCGTGCACCA CTGTTCCATCGGCCCCACGCAGTGTCATCTCGAGCGTTAACGAAACATTGCTGCTGCTAGAATGGAGTGAACCTCGGGATATGGGTGGCCGCGAGGACGTCTTCTATAGCGTCATCTGCAAAAAGTGCCTCCCTGAGCGAGGAATGTGTTCACGATGTGATGACAATGTAGACATTTCTCCACGCCACCTTGGCTTGACGCAACGCCGTGTGACAGTTCGCAACCTCCAAGCCCACACGCAGTACAGCTTTGAGATCCAGGCGCTCAACGGTGTGTCCAACAAGAGCCCCTATACGCCTCAGTTTGCTGCAGTGAACATCACCACAAATCAGGCTG CACCTTCTGCAGTCCCCACAGTCCATTTAATGGCGGCCACAGCAAGCACAATGAGTCTCTCCTGGCTTCCTCCAGAAAAACCAAATGGGATCATTCTGGATTATGAGATCAAGTACCACGAGAAG GATCAAGGTGAAGCCATTGCCCACACCATGACTGCTCAAAGGAGCAACGCCCGCATTGAGGGTCTTAAGGCTGGTACACCATATGTGGTTCAAGTCCGGGCCAGAACAGTGGCTGGTTATGGGCGTTATAGTAGCCCAGCGGACTTCAGCACCAATCTGCAAA CCGACCCACCAAAGTCGTGGCAGGAACAGCTGCCACTCATCGTTGGATCCATCACAGCAGCCTTAGTCTTCATCATTGCAGTTGTGGTCATTGGCATTGTCTGTCTTAG aaaacaaagaaatggcTCAGAATCAGAGTATACAGAGAAACTTCAGCAGTACA AATCCCCAATAGTAACGCCGGGAATGAAGGTCTACATTGACCCCTTCACCTATGAGGATCCCAATGAAGCAGTGCGAGAGTTTGCCAAGGAGATTGACGTGTCCTGCGTGAAGATCGAGGAGGTCATTGGCGCAG GAGAGTTTGGGGAGGTGTGCCGAGGTCGATTAAAGCTGCCTGGGCGCCGAGAAATCATTGTGGCCATCAAGACTCTAAAAGTGGGCTACACTGATCGCCAGAGGCGAGACTTCCTGTCTGAAGCATCCATAATGGGCCAGTTTGACCACCCCAACATTATCCGACTGGAGGGTGTGGTTACCAAGAGTCGGCCAGTCATGATTGTGACCGAGTTCATGGAAAATGGGGCCCTGGACTCTTTTCTaagg CTGAATGACGGGCAGTTCACAGTAATCCAGTTGGTTGGCATGTTGCGTGGCATCGCAGCAGGCATGAAATATTTGTCGGACATGAACTACGTGCACAGGGACCTAGCTGCCCGCAACATTCTGGTCAACAGCAATCTGGTGTGTAAAGTGTCCGATTTTGGACTGTCGCGATTTCTCGAAGACGACCCCACAGATCCCACCTACACCAGTTCCCTG GGAGGGAAAATCCCTATCCGTTGGACGGCGCCTGAAGCCATCGCCTACAGGAAGTTCACCTCAGCCAGTGATGTCTGGAGCTACGGCATAGTCATGTGGGAAGTTATGTCGTATGGTGAGAGGCCATATTGGGACATGAGCAATCAAGAT GTGATAAATGCTGTAGAGCAGGACTATCGGCTGCCCCCACCTATGGATTGCCCCACAGCCCTACACCAGCTTATGTTGGACTGTTGGGTGAAAGAAAGGAACCTGCGACCGAAATTCACCCAGATTGTTGCCACGTTGGATAAACTTATTCGCAATGCAGCAAGTCTCAAAGTGGTCTCCAACAGCACACAGTCCAGTGG GGACTTGCTGCGGATAGGGGTGACGTTGGCTGGTCATCAGAAGAAAATTCTTGGTAGCATTCAGGACATGAGACTACAGATGAACCAAACACTTCCTGTCCAGGTGTGA